One region of Vitis vinifera cultivar Pinot Noir 40024 chromosome 1, ASM3070453v1 genomic DNA includes:
- the LOC100261517 gene encoding peroxidase 11, which produces MAPSLHSRPFLLLFVLLSLSILCMRSLDASEPYLTLDYYASSCPSVLEIVRKEMECAVLSDPRNAAFILRLHFHDCFVQGCDGSVLLDDTITLQGEKKASININSLDGFRLIDRIKNKLESECPGIVSCADILTVAARDAVILVGGPYWDVPLGRKDSTTANYDLATANLPAANEDLLSIISKFLYQGLSVTDVVALSGAHTIGMARCENFRARIYGDFKGTSGNNPVSNTYLSNLKSICPATGGGEDNTAGMDYVTPNYFDNSFYHLLLKGEGLLNSDQELYSSLFGIQTKGLVKKYAEDSLAFFQQFSDSMVKLGNITNADSFSTGEVRKNCRFVNT; this is translated from the exons ATGGCACCTTCTCTTCATTCAAGGCCTTTCCTTCTGCTATTCGTGCTTTTAAGTCTGTCCATTCTTTGCATGAGGAGCTTGGATGCAAGTGAGCCTTATTTGACATTAGATTACTATGCATCCTCATGTCCATCTGTGCTCGAGATCGTGAGGAAAGAAATGGAATGTGCAGTGCTCTCTGATCCTCGTAATGCAGCCTTCATATTGCGGTTGCATTTCCATGACTGCTTCGTTCAG GGATGTGATGGATCGGTTTTGCTGGACGACACAATTACACTGCAAGGAGAGAAGAAGGCTTCAATTAACATCAATTCCCTCGATGGTTTCAGACTGATTGATAGGATAAAAAACAAGCTTGAATCAGAGTGCCCAGGGATTGTATCCTGTGCAGATATTCTAACTGTTGCAGCAAGAGATGCTGTTATTCTG GTTGGTGGACCCTACTGGGATGTTCCTCTGGGAAGAAAAGATTCGACAACTGCAAACTATGATCTTGCTACAGCCAATCTTCCTGCTGCAAATGAAGACCTTTTAAGCATCATTTCTAAATTTCTTTATCAAGGCCTCTCAGTCACAGATGTGGTAGCTCTCTCAG GGGCTCACACTATTGGCATGGCACGGTGTGAGAATTTCCGAGCAAGGATCTATGGAGACTTCAAAGGAACTTCAGGGAATAATCCAGTTTCCAACACTTACCTCAGTAACTTGAAATCCATATGCCCAGCCACTGGTGGAGGAGAAGATAACACAGCTGGAATGGACTATGTCACTCCCAACTACTTCGACAATTCCTTTTATCATCTTCTTCTGAAAGGGGAGGGACTGCTGAACTCAGACCAGGAGCTGTACTCTAGCCTGTTTGGTATCCAAACAAAGGGGCTTGTGAAGAAGTACGCAGAGGATTCACTTGCTTTCTTCCAGCAGTTCTCGGATTCCATGGTGAAACTGGGAAACATCACAAATGCTGACAGCTTCAGTACTGGGGAGGTTAGGAAGAACTGCAGATTTGTGAATACATGA
- the LOC100256430 gene encoding uncharacterized protein LOC100256430 has product MENRILVAEHRSRRNMEDVLTEIPPPSRFFKEDLNNFTPPSPPLPSPFLLFSSLDKPLRSSLLIIAISSPSLSVFHHVATKTLIGTLILPEIPLSGNSIEPSVRDKSCNIYALNDVYNSVLLVSVQYSVSAERSHAIAKLLIGEQIIPERVLIMDSVQSRNFRGKLSPDETFAFKLETSSERKEHSDGSSSSPLLKGLDYFPSGSMVDGLAAALLSQCQMRNIKGTLCVSWPEFGGSGVSLVKSIIKEVLPSLEFSVNSDGEDEYSKLDQIKDHPFDSELYT; this is encoded by the exons ATGGAGAACAGAATTCTG GTTGCGGAACATAGATCAAGGAGAAACATGGAAGATGTCCTAACAGAGATTCCCCCACCTTCAAGGTTTTTTAAAGAAGATCTCAACAACTTTACTCCTCCATCACCTCCTCTTCCATCTCCATTCCTCTTATTTTCTAGTCTGGACAAGCCCCTTCGTTCCTCCCTTCTCATCATTGCCATatcttctccttctctctctgtGTTCCACCATGTTGCCACAAAAACCCTAATTGGGACTCTCATTCTCCCTGAGATTCCCTTATCTGGAAACTCTATTGAACCATCTGTCAGAGACAAATCCTGCAATATATATGCCCTTAATGATGTTTATAATTCAGTTCTCCTTGTCTCTGTTCAGTACTCTGTCAGTGCAGAGCGATCTCATGCTATTGCAAAGTTGCTGATTGGTGAGCAGATTATTCCTGAGAGGGTTTTGATCATGGATTCAGTTCAAAGCCGGAACTTCCGTGGTAAGCTCTCGCCAGATGAGACATTTGCCTTCAAGCTGGAGACATCATCAGAAAGAAAAGAGCACAGTGATGGTTCCAGCAGTTCACCACTGTTGAAGGGTTTGGACTATTTCCCATCAGGAAGCATGGTAGATGGCTTGGCTGCTGCTCTGCTCAGTCAATGCCAGATGAGGAACATCAAAGGAACTCTATGCGTTTCATGGCCAGAGTTTGGTGGTTCTGGGGTGTCACTGGTTAAATCTATAATAAAGGAGGTCTTGCCTAGCTTGGAATTTAGTGTAAACAGTGATGGGGAGGATGAATACTCTAAGTTGGACCAGATCAAGGATCATCCTTTTGACTCTGAATTGTATACCTGA